GGTACGCATGAACTGCTTAACCGCGCCGTTGTCGAGGAACTTCTCGATCCCACTCTCTTCGTCCTTCTGCTTCGTCGTACGCGGCGTCGGCGTCGACTTGGTCGCCTTCTCAGGCGCGGGCGCCGAACTTTCCTCTCCGGCCCCTTGAGTGCGTTTTGCGAGCCGTTCGTACGCCGAGTCCCGGTCGATGCTGTCGGCGTACTTCGCGTGCAACGCGGATGACCCGATGAGCTGCTGAACGACGGACGGGCCGCAGGGCGACATCATCGAGCGTGGCGCGGGCAGCCGAGTCCAGGCAACCGGTGTCGGAGCGCCGCGTTCGCTCATTACCGTCACGATCGCCTCGCCGGTGCCAAGCTGAGTGAGCACCTGCTCAAGGTCATAATGCTCGGTCTTCGGGTAGGTCCTGACCGTCTTCGACAGCGCGGTCGCGTCCTCGGGCGTGAAGGCGCGCAGCGCGTGCTGGACACGGTTACCCATCTGCGCGAGCACGTCGCTCGGGACGTCGGTCGGACGCTGCGTCACGAAGAACACGCCCACGCCCTTGGAACGCACAAGACGTACCGTCTGCGTCACCGCGTCGAGGAATGCCTTCGACGCGCCGTTGAACAGCAGGTGTGCCTCGTCGAAGAAGAACACCAGCTTCGGTTTGTCCGCATCTCCGACCTCGGGTAGATCGTGGTAAAGGTCGGCGAGGAGCCACATCAGGAACGTCGAGAACAGCGCGGGGCGGTCCTGCACCTTGGACAACTCGATGAGGCTCACGATCCCGCGACCGTCGTCGGTCACGCGCATCAAGTCATGAGTGTCGAACTCAGGCTCGCCGAAGAACTCATCCATGCCCTGCGCCTGCAGTCCGGTCACCTCGCGCAGGATCACACCCGCGGTCGCCTTTGACACACCGCCGATCTGGTCAAGTTCACCCTTGCCGTCATCCGAGGTGAGGTAGCTGATTACGGCTCGCAGATCCTTCAGGTCCAACAGTGGCAGGCCTTTGGTATCGGCCCAGTGGAACATCAGCTGCAACGAGGATTCCTGGGTCTCGTTGAGGCCCATCACCTTCGACAGCAGCAGCGGGCCGAACGCCGTAACTGTCGCGCGCAGCGGCGTACCGGACTCCTTGTCCCCTCCGAGCGAGAAGAACTCGACCGGGTACGCAGTCGCCGCCCAGTCGTCGTGCACCTGCTTGCTGCGCTCATCAACCTTCGCGTTAGCTTCCCCTGCGGCCGCAAGGCCCGACAGGTCCGACTTGATGTCCGCGGCGAAGACCGGTACGCCGTTCGCGGACAGCTGCTCTGCTATTAGTTGCAGCGTCTTGGTTTTTCCGGTGCCGGTGGCACCCGCGATCAGCCCGTGCCGATTCATCATCGACAGCGGGATCGTGATCTGGGCATCGCCGAAGACCGTGCCGTCGTGGATGACCGCGCCGAGTTTCAGCGCCGCGCCATCGGACTTGTAGCCGGCCGCGATCTCGGTTGCCGCGGCGTCGGCCGACGGGGCCGCGCTCGGTGCGGACTGTGTTTCAGGGGTAGGTTCGGCTGGTGTCGTCGGCTCTGTCATTGCATGGCTCCCAGGGTGCGATCAGACGTCGCCGGGTGGGGCGACACAGCCTTAGCCTAACGACTTAGGCTTCAGCCCATGACTGATCGCGAAAAAACCGACGTGCTGGTGTGGATCGACTGCGAAATGACGGGCCTGTCGCTGGCCACGGACGCGCTCATTGAGGTGGCGGCGGTCGTAACCGACGGCGATCTCAACGTACTCGATGAAGGCATCGACATCGTCATTCACGCCACCGACGAACAGCTTGCGAAGATGCCCGAGGTCGTCGTCGAGATGCACAAGTCCAGCGGCCTGACCGAAGAGGTGCGAGCGTCGACGATCTCGATGGCCGATGCGCAGCAGCAGGTCGTGGACTACCTCTCCAGGTGGATCACGACACCTGGTACATCTCCGCTGTGCGGTAACTCGATCGCGGTCGATCGAGGTTTCATCGCTCGTGACATGCCCGACGTCGACGCGCTGCTGCACTACCGGATGATCGACGTGTCGTCGATCAAGGAGTTGACCCGCCGCTGGTTCCCACGCGCGTACTACAACCAGCCGGAGAAAGGCCTCGCGCACCGCGCGCTTGCCGACATCCTCGAGTCGATCACCGAGCTGCGCTACTACCGGGCAAGCGTCTTTGTGGCGGACCCTGGACCAACCTCCGATGAGGCGAAGGCGGCCTCCGATGCGACTCCCCGAGCGGTGACGCCGGGCGCCTAGCGTGATCGGTCGATCCCCTTGTACGCCGCGGGGTACCGATCGGCTATCCTTTGTCGTCGTCGTATGGCCTAGCCGTTCGACACGATGGTGGGTGTAGCTCAGTTGGTAGAGCGCTGCGTTGTGGTCGCAGATGTCGCGGGTTCGAATCCCGTCACTCACCCCAAGTCTTCATGCGTAACGTCATAGGCATCGGTTGTTATGACGCTCAGTCCCGATGACGTTATCCAGCCGGGGTCTGGAGAAGAGAATGTTGCGCTGTGTGGTTCTCGATGACTATCAAACTGTGGCGACCGGCTATCCCGAGTGGGCGGCGTACGCCGATGCACTGTCCGTCGATGCGCTAAGTGATCACATCAGCGATACGGACGAACTCGTCGCCCGCATCGGTGAGTACGACGTAGTCGTGGCAATGCGCGAGCGCACCGAAATCAACCGCTCGCTTCTCGAGCGCCTGCCGCGGCTAAAACTCATCGTCACGACCGGCATGCGTAACGCCTCCATCGATGTCACTGCGGCGGCAGAGCTCGGGATCACGGTGTGCGGCACCGAGTCGGCAACCGCGCCCACGGTCGAGCTCACCTGGGCGCTGATCCTCGGGCTGGCCCGCCGCATCGTGGCCGAGAACAACGCTCTGCGCTCCGGCGGCCCGTGGCAATCGACTCTCGGCGTAGATCTGCACGGCCGCACTCTAGGCGTAATAGGGCTCGGGCGACTCGGATCACGAGTCGCACGGGTCGGTACGGCGTTCGGAATGCAGACTGTTGCCTGGAGCCAGAACCTCACCGCGGACGCCGCCGCCGCGAGCGGTGCCCGTCTGGCCAGTTCACTCGACGAACTACTCGCAGTGAGCGACGTCGCG
This genomic stretch from Antricoccus suffuscus harbors:
- a CDS encoding helicase HerA-like domain-containing protein, which codes for MTEPTTPAEPTPETQSAPSAAPSADAAATEIAAGYKSDGAALKLGAVIHDGTVFGDAQITIPLSMMNRHGLIAGATGTGKTKTLQLIAEQLSANGVPVFAADIKSDLSGLAAAGEANAKVDERSKQVHDDWAATAYPVEFFSLGGDKESGTPLRATVTAFGPLLLSKVMGLNETQESSLQLMFHWADTKGLPLLDLKDLRAVISYLTSDDGKGELDQIGGVSKATAGVILREVTGLQAQGMDEFFGEPEFDTHDLMRVTDDGRGIVSLIELSKVQDRPALFSTFLMWLLADLYHDLPEVGDADKPKLVFFFDEAHLLFNGASKAFLDAVTQTVRLVRSKGVGVFFVTQRPTDVPSDVLAQMGNRVQHALRAFTPEDATALSKTVRTYPKTEHYDLEQVLTQLGTGEAIVTVMSERGAPTPVAWTRLPAPRSMMSPCGPSVVQQLIGSSALHAKYADSIDRDSAYERLAKRTQGAGEESSAPAPEKATKSTPTPRTTKQKDEESGIEKFLDNGAVKQFMRTAASAVARSLFGTSRRRR
- the orn gene encoding oligoribonuclease, producing the protein MTDREKTDVLVWIDCEMTGLSLATDALIEVAAVVTDGDLNVLDEGIDIVIHATDEQLAKMPEVVVEMHKSSGLTEEVRASTISMADAQQQVVDYLSRWITTPGTSPLCGNSIAVDRGFIARDMPDVDALLHYRMIDVSSIKELTRRWFPRAYYNQPEKGLAHRALADILESITELRYYRASVFVADPGPTSDEAKAASDATPRAVTPGA
- a CDS encoding D-2-hydroxyacid dehydrogenase family protein, with translation MTLSSRGLEKRMLRCVVLDDYQTVATGYPEWAAYADALSVDALSDHISDTDELVARIGEYDVVVAMRERTEINRSLLERLPRLKLIVTTGMRNASIDVTAAAELGITVCGTESATAPTVELTWALILGLARRIVAENNALRSGGPWQSTLGVDLHGRTLGVIGLGRLGSRVARVGTAFGMQTVAWSQNLTADAAAASGARLASSLDELLAVSDVATIHLKLSDRTRGLLGAQQLGAMKPSALLVNTSRAPIIDQAALRDTLAHERLGGVALDVFDVEPLPADDYLRTAPRLLATPHLGYVTEENYGTYFFPQAVEDIAAFAAGKAIRVIG